In Lautropia mirabilis, one DNA window encodes the following:
- a CDS encoding S-(hydroxymethyl)glutathione dehydrogenase/class III alcohol dehydrogenase codes for MKSRAAVAFAAGQPLQIVEIDVEPPRKGEVLVRITHTGVCHTDAFTLSGDDPEGLFPVVLGHEGAGIVEAVGEGVTSVKPGDHVIPLYTAECGECLFCKSNKTNLCTSVRATQGKGVMPDGTTRFSYNGQPLYHYMGCSTFSEYTVVAEVSLAKINPQANPEHVCLLGCGVTTGIGAVHNTAKVQAGDSVAVFGLGGIGLAVIQGARQAKAGRIIAIDTNPDKFPLARQFGATDCVNPKDHDKPIQQVLIEMTGWGVDHTFECIGNVNVMRAALEAAHRGWGQSVIIGVAGAGQEISTRPFQLVTGRRWLGTAFGGVKGRTQLPGMVEDAMHGKIDLAPFVTHTMPLDDINDAFTLMHEGKSIRSVVHY; via the coding sequence ATCAAGTCCCGTGCCGCCGTCGCCTTTGCCGCCGGCCAACCCCTGCAGATCGTCGAGATCGATGTCGAGCCGCCCCGCAAGGGCGAAGTGCTGGTGCGCATCACCCATACCGGGGTCTGTCATACCGATGCCTTCACCCTGTCCGGTGACGATCCGGAAGGCCTCTTTCCCGTCGTGCTGGGCCATGAGGGCGCCGGCATCGTGGAAGCCGTGGGCGAAGGCGTCACCTCCGTGAAGCCCGGCGATCACGTCATTCCGCTCTACACCGCCGAATGCGGCGAGTGCCTGTTCTGCAAGAGCAACAAGACCAACCTCTGCACCTCGGTGCGCGCCACCCAGGGCAAGGGCGTGATGCCCGACGGCACCACGCGCTTCTCGTACAACGGCCAGCCGCTCTACCACTACATGGGCTGCTCCACCTTCAGCGAATACACCGTGGTGGCCGAGGTCTCGCTGGCCAAGATCAATCCGCAGGCCAACCCCGAACACGTCTGTCTGCTGGGCTGCGGCGTCACCACCGGCATCGGCGCGGTGCACAACACCGCCAAGGTACAGGCCGGTGACTCGGTGGCCGTCTTCGGGCTGGGCGGTATCGGCCTGGCCGTCATCCAGGGTGCACGGCAGGCCAAGGCCGGGCGCATCATCGCCATCGACACCAACCCCGACAAGTTCCCGCTGGCCCGGCAGTTCGGCGCCACCGACTGCGTGAACCCGAAGGACCACGACAAGCCCATCCAGCAGGTGCTCATCGAGATGACCGGCTGGGGCGTGGACCACACCTTCGAGTGCATCGGCAACGTCAATGTCATGCGTGCTGCACTGGAAGCGGCCCACCGCGGCTGGGGTCAGTCGGTGATCATCGGCGTGGCCGGCGCAGGACAGGAAATCTCCACCCGCCCCTTCCAGCTGGTCACCGGCCGCCGCTGGCTGGGCACCGCCTTCGGAGGCGTGAAGGGTCGCACGCAGCTGCCCGGCATGGTGGAAGACGCCATGCACGGCAAGATCGACCTGGCCCCCTTCGTGACCCACACCATGCCGCTGGACGACATCAACGATGCCTTCACGCTGATGCACGAAGGCAAGTCAATCCGCAGCGTGGTGCATTACTGA
- a CDS encoding DUF11 domain-containing protein, producing the protein MTPLTPSALPDLQTPAHPSSHRKSPLATALLAALAIWSLPGHAAITNVGYTLTTDGTPGWDPTDGPGLDSGPKNGIVRTHDEINYQVAISYAGGTKDVLVEMTLPRGADGKPMAEWPASAPATCLQGKSSVSADRQKMICAVPDYTGAGTNSGNFTATVLGSNRNGTQLPAPTLKVSAVGQAGLSAANQPPALTISAAPTYDVVIDTSYNGNPKAYGFQGEGGPNGKDGFYHRMLVGLLARNPNGNGRKGVEQLDPTKPIEIALDVSGYPQSVRLDNWRTKDNTTPNNMPTGSFADGCGSVWEGRPSLLAGEAINVHQRVGDTGARNTSNWIVANGGDCATVPTVDGLPDNQTVRIRLTGVDTTLTRTPRVKRSGESIPPDEYWVANKAVVFWTDLAEYPPAVPVQHQLSLREFKATSISGQAATNGRTSNDSFTYQITNRMQGYASKVYSPDLTLPLPTGTAADPGYSGDSIIDYAAHGQHVKSRVGFNNQGSVAYRNLTLCDIIDRTAFDPGQNFRAELDTQGLNPRVQYGVRAAGPSFASTDSAIGPLLRDNSGLGSSEYAQDTCDGPGITWHDTVAQAEAAGGLTYVRGSLDSLPGGKSAYLHIYGIQLRKTWAESITVQTPSTQLRQRGAEIAEGSVIRNRAVVHADNVDAATLRDMNAQLRDHLQVTKARTTTRIAKRIIEPSNATQPVAAGTTLTFQLHPRYATVLPPYPGTVTVTDVLPRGMRYVPTSSRQGGQPVEPRVEEDTPSQGLTRLTWTYTNVTPHVGTDLEGGAYLPDITFRAKLALTLPNGASLRNQAVVSGGAIDADPDCEFDTASGGFKACAKSADASVTIDTPPGFVLQKTVSKEEIEPGEAFHYDIAFYAMGQTLRQIDIPDVIDILPFVGDGTADTARSFNGRNPASRFDAGAYHLQAVEPPTIDPGMRIYYTNRAPAEINNDARDASNVMPGGSTRWCQAAEFGQAGCPADIGQTTAIRTQSTLTRLGSGEPYEIRVKMTSDPLIAQPGDIFANHAGARPVNPSSHLLYTYSGTDLNVRIRTIALNSLAGRLYIDGHQDGTFNHDDAALPNQCVLLQGQDAQGRAVTLSTRSNAQGEYGFAMGAANTVFASADCSGTALVRFAGVPGGTYALSRVTANSADSLPGAARAGAQGGQPATDGRSIASVTLGGNQNATGYDFTEARQKPRLSLQASIDNTHGGKAQLGEIALTAKGPGNPAVTLQGSSGSPPVTRTEVEPGTYALSSPALAGYAVSDWQCVVNGQAPVDGASVALAWGDEATCSVRYAGRAEPQLTLVGQVTNNHGGKLGVHDVRLSAHHDKDTDPTLHGVTGEAAISQANVAPGTWTLSAPELPNYRHGDWRCDITTGHGAAAQTTTTTGATLALDYDQKATCTLAYEDLPRAKESRLTLVSVVNNRHGGTATAESVPLSASHFEEATSRTVTVSGNSGSSAVTQADVVTGDWTLSAPALLRYWHSDWQCSIDGARAIRIANGAAKAGLASSLNLQKGQAAVCTIVYEDSAPARLTLVNTVTNVLSGTAQAEDFPLSADGRILVDGRSGQPAVTQVEVPAGAYTLAASTLPGYSVSTWSCTNASGQAVNLANSKLSLQSHDDVTCRVHHVDQPVSLTLALDISNSHGGTATPAQHAVSASGPDSIQGITGSRPVTLAGVRPGVYELQALALPGYQTGKWVCNGGSLQGNTLTLANQQNVTCRLELKDIPASLKLAKAVDGNARLVAGTANEYDVAYTLTVSHEGGIAGIYDLIDAPAFDSDVEIVSATILRNDQALNVTPSAVTGAGAAQARQQWPLATQQSLAIGATDVYRMTFRVRVPFEGSTANDRCRAAGDGSGHGLFNAATLTRQQGGQASGEPLSAQACLDTPEPVLAATLSIDKTSTSRSVEMGDLITYQLRIRNNGKAPALSPKVVDRLPRGFRFEPGSVRIANARATQVQMQGDRELHITLDRVAAASTAQAAGQGASNSDVTITYRLRAGVGSSQGDGINRAHVQCLGRDGASRSQCSNESRWKVRVTGGIFSDEACLAGQIYVDCNGNSVKDREELGIPGVRLYLENGTWIVSDEQGKYSHCGLRPRTHVLKVDARTLPRKSRLVTSSAQNVGDAHSLFIDAKKGMLHRADFIEGSCSATVIEQVKARQAQGANVSVQTEPGQPGLSFDSKRGIPARPRQQGTDGADQPMAKTRH; encoded by the coding sequence ATGACGCCACTCACCCCGAGCGCCCTTCCCGACCTGCAGACTCCGGCCCATCCGTCGTCCCACAGAAAGTCGCCATTGGCCACCGCCCTGCTGGCCGCCCTGGCGATATGGTCGTTGCCGGGTCATGCCGCCATCACGAACGTCGGATATACGCTCACCACCGACGGCACTCCGGGCTGGGACCCCACCGACGGTCCGGGCCTGGACAGTGGCCCGAAGAATGGCATCGTGCGCACCCATGACGAGATCAACTACCAGGTTGCCATCTCCTATGCTGGCGGCACGAAGGATGTACTGGTTGAAATGACGCTGCCCCGTGGCGCCGATGGGAAACCGATGGCCGAATGGCCTGCCAGCGCCCCCGCAACCTGCCTGCAGGGCAAGTCCAGCGTTTCAGCCGATCGCCAGAAAATGATCTGCGCCGTCCCCGACTACACCGGGGCCGGCACCAATTCCGGCAACTTCACCGCCACGGTTCTGGGGTCGAACCGCAACGGTACCCAGCTGCCCGCCCCCACCCTGAAAGTGAGTGCCGTCGGACAGGCCGGCCTTTCTGCTGCCAATCAGCCCCCGGCGCTGACCATCAGTGCAGCGCCCACCTACGATGTGGTGATCGACACCAGTTACAACGGCAACCCCAAGGCCTACGGTTTTCAGGGTGAAGGGGGCCCGAACGGCAAGGACGGCTTCTACCACCGCATGCTGGTGGGCCTCCTGGCCCGCAACCCCAACGGCAACGGCAGAAAAGGCGTCGAGCAGCTTGATCCCACCAAGCCCATCGAAATCGCCCTGGATGTCAGCGGCTATCCCCAGTCGGTGCGACTGGACAACTGGCGCACGAAAGACAATACGACCCCGAACAACATGCCGACCGGCAGCTTTGCCGACGGCTGCGGCAGTGTCTGGGAGGGCCGTCCCAGCCTTCTGGCCGGTGAAGCCATCAACGTTCACCAGCGTGTGGGCGACACGGGGGCACGCAACACCAGCAACTGGATCGTCGCCAACGGCGGCGACTGCGCCACCGTACCCACTGTCGACGGGCTTCCGGACAACCAGACCGTCCGCATCCGCCTGACTGGCGTGGACACCACGCTGACCCGAACCCCGAGGGTGAAACGCAGCGGCGAATCCATTCCACCCGACGAATACTGGGTGGCCAACAAGGCCGTTGTGTTCTGGACCGACCTGGCCGAGTATCCACCAGCAGTCCCGGTACAGCACCAGCTGTCCCTGCGCGAATTCAAAGCCACTTCCATCAGCGGGCAGGCGGCCACCAATGGTCGTACCAGCAATGATTCGTTCACGTACCAGATCACCAACCGGATGCAAGGCTATGCCAGCAAGGTCTACAGCCCTGATCTGACCCTGCCCCTGCCCACCGGGACCGCAGCTGACCCTGGCTATTCGGGAGATTCCATTATTGACTACGCGGCTCATGGTCAGCACGTGAAGAGCCGGGTGGGCTTCAACAATCAGGGCAGCGTGGCCTACAGGAATCTGACGCTGTGCGACATCATCGACCGCACCGCCTTCGATCCCGGTCAGAACTTCAGGGCTGAACTCGATACTCAGGGCCTCAATCCCCGCGTCCAGTACGGCGTTCGCGCCGCCGGCCCCTCCTTTGCCAGCACTGACAGCGCCATCGGCCCACTGCTCCGCGACAACTCGGGTCTGGGCAGCTCCGAGTACGCACAGGACACCTGTGACGGCCCCGGCATCACCTGGCATGACACCGTTGCGCAGGCCGAGGCTGCCGGTGGCCTCACCTATGTCCGGGGAAGTCTGGACAGCCTGCCCGGCGGCAAAAGCGCCTACCTGCACATCTACGGAATACAGCTGCGCAAGACCTGGGCGGAGAGCATCACCGTCCAGACCCCCAGCACGCAGCTTCGCCAGAGGGGTGCCGAGATCGCCGAGGGCAGCGTCATCCGCAATCGTGCCGTGGTTCACGCCGACAACGTGGATGCCGCCACCCTGAGGGACATGAACGCCCAATTGCGTGACCACCTGCAGGTCACGAAGGCGCGCACCACCACCCGCATCGCCAAGAGGATCATCGAGCCGTCCAACGCCACCCAGCCCGTGGCGGCCGGCACCACACTCACCTTCCAGCTGCACCCGCGCTACGCCACCGTGCTGCCGCCCTACCCCGGCACCGTCACCGTCACCGACGTGCTGCCGCGCGGGATGCGCTATGTGCCCACCAGCAGCCGCCAGGGCGGCCAGCCCGTCGAGCCCCGGGTGGAAGAGGACACCCCCTCGCAGGGTCTCACCCGCCTGACCTGGACCTACACGAACGTCACCCCGCACGTGGGTACCGACCTGGAAGGCGGCGCCTACCTGCCCGACATCACCTTCCGTGCGAAGCTGGCGCTGACACTGCCCAACGGCGCATCCCTGCGCAACCAGGCCGTGGTCAGCGGCGGCGCCATTGATGCTGATCCGGACTGCGAGTTCGACACCGCCTCGGGCGGCTTCAAGGCCTGCGCCAAGTCGGCCGACGCCTCCGTCACCATCGACACGCCCCCGGGCTTCGTGCTGCAAAAGACCGTCTCCAAAGAGGAGATCGAGCCGGGCGAGGCCTTCCATTACGATATCGCCTTCTATGCGATGGGCCAGACCCTGCGGCAGATCGACATCCCCGACGTGATCGACATCCTGCCCTTCGTGGGCGATGGCACGGCCGATACCGCGCGCTCGTTCAACGGCCGCAACCCGGCCTCGCGCTTCGATGCCGGCGCCTACCACCTGCAGGCCGTCGAGCCCCCGACCATCGACCCGGGCATGCGCATCTACTACACCAACCGTGCGCCTGCCGAGATCAACAACGACGCGCGTGACGCCAGCAACGTCATGCCCGGCGGCAGCACCCGCTGGTGCCAGGCCGCCGAGTTCGGCCAGGCCGGCTGCCCGGCCGACATCGGCCAGACCACGGCCATCCGCACCCAGTCCACGCTCACGCGTCTGGGCTCGGGCGAGCCCTACGAGATCCGCGTCAAGATGACGAGCGATCCGCTCATCGCCCAGCCCGGCGACATCTTTGCAAACCACGCCGGTGCCCGTCCCGTCAATCCGAGCAGCCACCTGCTCTACACCTATTCCGGCACCGACCTGAACGTGCGCATCCGCACGATCGCCCTCAACAGCCTGGCCGGCCGGCTCTACATCGACGGCCACCAGGACGGCACCTTCAACCATGACGATGCCGCCCTGCCCAACCAGTGCGTGCTCCTGCAGGGGCAGGACGCCCAGGGACGGGCCGTCACGCTCTCGACCCGAAGCAATGCCCAGGGCGAGTACGGCTTTGCCATGGGCGCGGCCAACACGGTCTTTGCCAGCGCCGACTGCAGCGGCACGGCGCTCGTGCGCTTTGCCGGGGTGCCCGGCGGCACCTATGCACTGTCGCGCGTCACGGCCAACAGTGCAGACAGCCTGCCGGGGGCAGCCCGTGCCGGTGCGCAGGGCGGCCAGCCCGCCACCGACGGCCGCAGCATCGCCAGCGTCACGCTGGGCGGCAACCAGAACGCCACCGGCTACGACTTCACCGAGGCACGCCAGAAGCCCCGGCTCTCGCTGCAGGCCAGCATCGACAACACCCATGGCGGCAAGGCCCAGCTGGGCGAGATCGCGCTGACGGCCAAGGGTCCGGGCAACCCGGCCGTCACGCTCCAGGGCTCGAGCGGCAGCCCCCCGGTCACCCGTACCGAGGTGGAGCCTGGCACCTATGCCCTGTCCTCCCCGGCCCTGGCGGGCTACGCCGTCAGCGACTGGCAGTGCGTGGTCAATGGCCAGGCCCCGGTCGATGGCGCCAGCGTCGCGCTCGCCTGGGGCGATGAGGCCACCTGTTCCGTGCGCTATGCCGGCCGGGCCGAGCCGCAGCTCACGCTGGTGGGTCAGGTGACCAACAACCACGGGGGCAAGCTGGGCGTGCATGACGTGCGCCTGTCGGCACACCACGACAAGGACACCGACCCCACCCTCCACGGTGTCACGGGTGAGGCTGCCATCTCCCAGGCCAACGTCGCGCCCGGCACCTGGACGCTTTCTGCACCGGAGCTGCCCAACTACCGCCATGGCGACTGGCGCTGTGACATCACCACCGGGCACGGTGCGGCTGCACAGACCACGACCACCACGGGTGCCACCCTGGCGCTGGACTACGACCAGAAGGCCACCTGCACCCTGGCCTACGAGGATCTGCCGCGGGCCAAGGAATCGCGCCTCACACTGGTGAGCGTGGTCAACAACCGCCATGGCGGCACGGCCACGGCAGAGAGCGTTCCGCTGTCGGCCAGCCACTTTGAAGAGGCTACCTCCCGCACGGTCACCGTCTCGGGCAACAGCGGCAGCAGCGCCGTCACCCAGGCCGATGTCGTGACCGGGGACTGGACGCTCTCGGCCCCTGCCCTGCTTCGCTACTGGCACAGTGACTGGCAGTGCAGCATCGACGGAGCACGTGCCATCCGCATCGCCAACGGGGCCGCCAAGGCTGGTCTGGCCAGCAGCCTGAACCTGCAAAAGGGCCAGGCCGCCGTCTGCACCATCGTCTACGAGGACAGCGCACCGGCTCGGCTCACGCTCGTCAACACCGTCACCAATGTCCTGAGCGGCACCGCCCAGGCCGAGGACTTCCCGCTCTCGGCCGATGGCCGCATCCTCGTGGATGGCCGCAGCGGCCAGCCCGCCGTGACCCAGGTGGAAGTGCCGGCCGGCGCCTACACGCTGGCGGCCAGCACCCTGCCCGGCTACTCGGTCAGCACCTGGAGCTGCACGAACGCCAGCGGCCAGGCGGTGAACCTGGCCAACAGCAAGCTCTCGCTGCAAAGCCATGACGATGTCACCTGCCGCGTGCATCACGTGGACCAGCCGGTGAGCCTGACGCTGGCGCTGGACATCAGCAACAGCCATGGCGGCACGGCCACGCCGGCCCAGCATGCGGTCTCGGCCAGCGGCCCGGACAGCATCCAGGGCATCACCGGCAGCCGGCCCGTGACGCTGGCCGGGGTGCGCCCGGGTGTCTACGAGCTGCAGGCGCTGGCGCTGCCCGGCTACCAGACGGGCAAGTGGGTCTGCAACGGCGGCTCGCTTCAGGGCAACACCCTGACGCTGGCCAACCAGCAGAACGTCACCTGCCGGCTGGAACTGAAGGACATTCCCGCCTCGCTGAAGCTGGCCAAGGCCGTCGACGGCAATGCACGCCTTGTGGCCGGCACCGCCAACGAGTATGACGTGGCCTACACCCTCACCGTCAGCCATGAGGGCGGCATCGCCGGCATCTACGACCTGATTGATGCCCCGGCCTTCGACAGCGACGTGGAGATCGTCAGCGCCACCATCCTGCGCAACGACCAGGCCCTGAACGTGACGCCTTCGGCTGTCACGGGTGCGGGTGCGGCACAGGCTCGCCAGCAATGGCCGCTGGCCACCCAGCAGTCGCTGGCCATCGGTGCCACCGATGTGTACCGCATGACATTCCGTGTGCGTGTGCCCTTCGAGGGCAGCACCGCCAACGACCGCTGCCGGGCAGCCGGTGACGGCTCGGGCCACGGCCTCTTCAACGCCGCCACCCTCACCCGCCAGCAGGGCGGACAGGCCAGCGGCGAGCCCCTCTCGGCCCAGGCCTGCCTCGACACGCCCGAGCCGGTGCTGGCCGCCACGCTCTCCATCGACAAGACCAGCACCAGCCGCTCGGTCGAGATGGGGGACCTCATCACCTATCAGCTGCGCATCCGCAACAACGGCAAGGCCCCTGCCCTGTCGCCGAAGGTGGTCGATCGTCTGCCGCGCGGTTTCCGCTTCGAGCCCGGCTCGGTGCGCATCGCCAACGCCCGCGCCACCCAGGTGCAGATGCAGGGCGATCGGGAGCTGCACATCACGCTGGATCGCGTGGCCGCTGCCAGCACCGCCCAGGCCGCCGGCCAGGGTGCCAGCAACAGTGATGTGACGATCACCTATCGGCTGCGTGCCGGGGTGGGCTCGTCCCAGGGTGACGGCATCAACCGCGCCCACGTGCAGTGTCTGGGCCGTGATGGCGCAAGCCGCAGCCAGTGCTCGAACGAGTCCCGCTGGAAGGTGCGCGTTACCGGCGGCATCTTCTCCGACGAGGCCTGCCTGGCTGGCCAGATCTACGTGGACTGCAACGGCAACAGCGTCAAGGACCGCGAGGAGCTGGGCATCCCGGGCGTGCGCCTGTATCTGGAGAACGGCACCTGGATCGTCTCCGACGAACAGGGCAAGTACAGCCACTGCGGTCTGCGCCCGCGCACCCACGTGCTCAAGGTCGATGCGCGCACCCTGCCCCGCAAGAGCCGGCTCGTGACCAGCAGCGCCCAGAACGTGGGCGATGCACACAGCCTCTTCATCGATGCCAAGAAGGGCATGCTGCACCGCGCCGACTTCATCGAGGGCTCGTGCAGCGCCACCGTCATCGAGCAGGTCAAGGCGCGCCAGGCCCAGGGCGCGAACGTGAGCGTGCAGACCGAACCGGGGCAGCCGGGGCTGAGCTTTGACAGCAAGCGCGGCATTCCGGCACGGCCCCGCCAGCAAGGCACCGACGGCGCTGATCAGCCGATGGCGAAGACGCGGCATTAA
- a CDS encoding TonB-dependent receptor, which yields MSGNQKQVKRSRKQTARTKRHALRWTAPLLGVYALGAPHGWADTLDATTLESNRTDLQRAILPTAPAGIMQDIVPVEPLKDGIARITVEVDRNNVPADGQSPVKLRIRAFDADNQGVIGESFVNVEVSAGRLQLPGAKSDEKGLFPADLNPLEPGMRVALTNGHAEVLLLAPPTPQTVELRVSAGPVRVEGQIDFVPELRDMIAAGFVEGVISLRRDRSLRLDEARPSDGFEDQIQNWTRSSGNGKRTAGAQSAFFLKGKVRGDMLLTMAYDSEHPDNNRLFRDLDPERWYPVYGDSSLVGFDAQSNSRLYVRLDKDRNYLLYGDITTGSGFSERAGQGKVARLQNRDLGQYERAMTGVRGHIEGKKGFFDSFAAHDSLRQVVEEFPGRGISGPYTVTNAANAVLGTEQVVMVVRDRHAPARILETKPLTRFIDYTFEPFSGRILLNRPVPSLDENLNPVSLRITYEVDQGGRKYWVYGANGQFQPTEGTDIGAAWVKDRNPLAPFEMGSANVGATLGENGWVRAEIARTRSSADSVSGRRYNLTPDQNAGEVAGNAWRAEAGYEGDKGAIGAWYGQSDIGFNNPASSFAGGQRQAGVEARRVLRDAVAQPRTQDTTDGAAASTDPAPADATSPASKDESRHQVGVAVYTRGHYVTDRQTDAERTQIQAGVQLDLSPRVRVEVGANRVDEQAGNTSQNGLVTASNLTAPYGIGIVDQGFGGGMYGSSNTALDPIRGETLYNTGASWSTSHGSSVGTGLAGVPVEYTAAQLGLSVLATDRWRIGAEVEQDLNHHEHKRAALGTSYRLQEKTRLFGRYEWNTGLSSVATSATVTDPQTGAQVASPYRSDAFVFGLDTEYMEDGTLYSEYRMYDAISARQAQWANGIRNIWRLSPRLSLQTGAEHLKVLDGTDRSATAITTGIQWQPNERWQIANRLEWRHTGGQRAAGATATTQADPYLSGYDSWLSTISLSRKLNRDWTALVRNYYLLNDFDSSAAKRYENRFQLGFAYRDTDTNRVNTLFRYEYWRRRDPVLQAAADASAQPLSDGYLKHIASLVSDWHPDRNWWLTGRLAGKRQTDHFSSGDSRFRAWLAGGRATYSLTERWDVSALAYRMWSPHLSSQNAFGAELGYLLTSNLWLSGGYNWAGFRDYDLAGSEYTSRGAYLRLRFKFDERLFRGSDPSVNHTLDR from the coding sequence ATGAGCGGCAATCAGAAACAGGTCAAGCGTTCCCGTAAGCAAACAGCCCGCACAAAGCGGCACGCGCTGCGCTGGACAGCGCCACTGCTGGGTGTCTATGCACTGGGCGCCCCCCATGGCTGGGCCGACACACTGGACGCCACCACGCTGGAATCCAACCGCACCGACCTGCAGCGCGCCATCCTGCCCACGGCACCGGCCGGAATCATGCAGGACATCGTGCCGGTCGAGCCGCTGAAGGACGGCATCGCCCGCATCACGGTCGAGGTGGACCGAAACAACGTGCCCGCCGATGGCCAGAGCCCCGTGAAGCTGCGCATCCGCGCCTTCGACGCCGACAACCAGGGCGTCATCGGCGAGAGCTTCGTCAACGTCGAAGTCTCGGCCGGACGCCTGCAGTTGCCCGGAGCCAAGAGCGATGAGAAGGGCCTCTTTCCCGCTGATCTGAACCCGCTGGAACCCGGCATGCGCGTGGCGCTGACCAATGGCCACGCCGAGGTGCTTCTGTTGGCCCCCCCTACCCCGCAGACCGTGGAACTGCGCGTCTCGGCCGGCCCCGTACGTGTGGAAGGCCAGATCGACTTCGTGCCCGAACTGCGCGACATGATCGCCGCCGGCTTCGTCGAGGGCGTCATCTCGCTGCGTCGTGACCGTTCGCTGCGTCTGGATGAGGCCCGTCCCAGCGACGGCTTCGAGGACCAGATCCAGAACTGGACGCGCAGCAGCGGCAACGGCAAGCGCACGGCCGGCGCCCAGAGCGCCTTCTTCCTGAAAGGCAAGGTCCGCGGCGACATGCTGCTGACCATGGCCTACGACAGCGAACACCCCGATAACAACCGCCTGTTCCGCGACCTGGACCCCGAGCGCTGGTACCCCGTCTACGGTGACAGCTCGCTGGTGGGCTTCGACGCACAGAGCAACAGCCGCCTGTACGTGCGCCTGGACAAGGACCGCAATTACCTGCTCTATGGTGACATCACCACCGGCAGCGGTTTCTCCGAGCGCGCCGGCCAGGGCAAGGTCGCCCGCCTCCAGAACCGTGACCTGGGCCAGTATGAACGTGCCATGACCGGCGTCCGTGGCCACATCGAGGGCAAGAAAGGCTTCTTCGACAGCTTTGCGGCCCACGACAGCCTGCGCCAGGTCGTCGAGGAATTCCCCGGCCGCGGCATCTCGGGCCCCTACACCGTCACCAACGCCGCCAACGCCGTGCTGGGCACCGAGCAGGTGGTGATGGTGGTGCGCGACCGCCACGCCCCGGCACGCATCCTGGAGACCAAGCCCCTTACCCGCTTCATCGACTACACCTTCGAGCCCTTCAGCGGCCGCATCCTGCTCAACCGCCCCGTACCGTCGCTGGACGAGAACCTGAACCCGGTCTCGCTGCGCATCACCTACGAGGTGGACCAGGGTGGCCGCAAGTACTGGGTCTACGGCGCCAACGGCCAGTTCCAGCCCACCGAGGGCACCGACATCGGTGCTGCCTGGGTGAAGGACCGCAACCCGCTGGCCCCCTTCGAGATGGGCAGCGCCAACGTGGGCGCCACCCTGGGCGAGAACGGCTGGGTTCGTGCCGAGATCGCCCGCACCCGCTCCAGCGCCGATTCGGTCAGCGGCCGCCGCTACAACCTGACGCCCGACCAGAACGCCGGTGAAGTGGCCGGAAACGCCTGGCGCGCCGAAGCCGGCTACGAAGGCGACAAGGGCGCCATCGGGGCCTGGTACGGCCAGAGCGACATCGGCTTCAACAACCCGGCCTCCTCCTTTGCCGGCGGCCAGCGCCAGGCCGGCGTCGAGGCCCGCCGCGTGCTGCGCGACGCTGTGGCCCAACCGCGGACGCAGGACACGACAGACGGCGCTGCAGCAAGCACCGACCCAGCGCCTGCCGATGCCACCTCCCCTGCCTCCAAGGACGAATCCCGCCATCAGGTTGGCGTGGCCGTCTACACCCGAGGCCACTACGTCACCGACCGCCAGACCGATGCGGAACGGACCCAGATCCAGGCCGGCGTGCAACTGGACCTGTCGCCCCGGGTTCGCGTGGAAGTCGGTGCCAACCGCGTCGATGAACAGGCCGGCAACACCAGCCAGAATGGCCTGGTCACGGCCAGCAACCTCACGGCCCCCTATGGCATCGGCATCGTCGACCAGGGCTTCGGCGGCGGCATGTACGGCAGCAGCAACACGGCGCTGGACCCCATCCGCGGCGAGACGCTCTACAACACCGGCGCCAGCTGGAGCACCAGCCATGGCAGCAGCGTGGGCACGGGTCTGGCCGGCGTGCCGGTGGAATACACCGCCGCTCAACTGGGCCTGTCGGTCCTGGCCACCGACCGCTGGCGCATCGGCGCCGAGGTGGAGCAGGACCTGAACCACCACGAACACAAGCGCGCCGCCCTGGGCACCAGCTACCGCCTGCAGGAGAAGACGCGCCTGTTTGGTCGCTACGAATGGAACACCGGCCTGTCCAGCGTGGCCACCAGCGCCACCGTCACCGACCCGCAGACCGGCGCCCAGGTTGCCAGCCCCTACCGCAGCGATGCCTTCGTGTTCGGTCTGGACACCGAGTACATGGAAGATGGCACCCTCTACAGCGAATACCGCATGTATGACGCCATCAGCGCCCGCCAGGCGCAGTGGGCCAACGGTATCCGCAACATCTGGCGCCTGTCGCCCCGGCTGTCGCTGCAGACCGGTGCCGAGCACCTGAAGGTCCTCGACGGCACCGACCGCAGCGCCACTGCCATCACCACCGGCATCCAGTGGCAGCCCAACGAGCGCTGGCAGATCGCCAACCGACTGGAATGGCGGCACACCGGTGGCCAGCGTGCCGCAGGCGCTACCGCCACGACGCAGGCCGATCCGTACCTGTCCGGCTATGACAGCTGGCTGTCGACCATCAGCCTGTCACGCAAGCTCAATCGTGACTGGACGGCCCTGGTTCGCAACTACTATCTGCTGAACGACTTCGACAGCAGCGCAGCCAAACGCTACGAGAACCGCTTCCAGCTGGGCTTCGCCTATCGGGACACCGACACCAACCGGGTCAACACCCTGTTCCGCTACGAATACTGGCGACGGCGTGACCCGGTGCTGCAGGCCGCGGCCGACGCCAGCGCTCAGCCGCTGTCCGACGGCTACCTGAAGCACATTGCCAGCCTGGTCTCCGACTGGCATCCGGACCGCAACTGGTGGCTGACCGGGCGCCTGGCCGGCAAGCGCCAGACCGACCACTTCTCCAGTGGCGACAGCCGCTTCCGCGCCTGGCTGGCCGGCGGCCGCGCCACCTACAGCCTGACTGAACGCTGGGATGTCAGCGCCCTCGCCTACCGGATGTGGAGCCCTCACCTCAGCAGTCAGAACGCCTTCGGCGCCGAACTGGGCTACCTGCTCACCTCCAACCTGTGGCTGTCGGGCGGCTACAACTGGGCCGGCTTCCGCGATTACGACCTGGCCGGATCGGAATACACCAGCCGCGGCGCCTATCTGCGCCTGCGCTTCAAGTTCGACGAACGCCTCTTCCGCGGCAGCGACCCGAGCGTCAACCACACACTGGATCGCTGA